A section of the Pochonia chlamydosporia 170 chromosome 2, whole genome shotgun sequence genome encodes:
- a CDS encoding oligopeptide transporter (similar to Coccidioides immitis RS XP_001242598.1): MTTTINLDNDAIAQSGLVDPENKGHPYNPAHGSMDAQARKASLQHHDVMLDDEDYEGKPTDEEMQTLRRVSGKIMWSMWTIAFVELCERFSYYGSAVLYTNFVNKPLPEGSTTGAPAGGHGQPGALGMGTKAAQGISLFNQFFAYLMPLLGAWIADARMGRFWTLHLAIGISTIAHAILVASSAPTVIVNNKSSFAAFIIGLICLCVGTGFFKANVSPLLAEQNEDVRPRIEVRKGERVIVDPAVTNTRIFLYFYLCINIGSLAGQIGMVYVEKYVGFWLAFLIPTGLFLLAPLVLWSQKKSYKLKPPTGSLLSKFIKMANFARKRSGWKNFTWEVAKPSRVPIDERPSWMTYDDAWVDEVRRGLMACKVFLFLPIFFLSYNQMTANLTTQASTMERHGVPNDIIQNLNPISIVIMIPLIDHLLYPGLRKMGFAFTPIKRMTTGFLIAALSMVASAVMQYYIYEKSPCGWHANTEGCEPAPINVWAQSLPYILIGIAEIFANVTSYEYAFSKAPENMKSLVMSINLFMSAVSAAIGQAFVPLSGDPLLVWNYTVIAVIAVVGGVVFWFCFRHLDSEEDKWNMLKKSEFIGKQQPGVGKAHEAGENA; encoded by the exons ATGAcgaccaccatcaaccttgacaatGATGCCATTGCCCAGTCGGGCTTGGTTGATCCTGAGAACAAAGGTCACCCTTACAACCCGGCCCACGGCTCAATGGACGCACAAGCCCGCAAGGCCTCATTGCAGCACCACGACGTGAtgcttgacgatgaagacTATGAGGGCAAGCCCACCGATGAGGAGATGCAGACTCTCCGTCGTGTCTCTGGTAAGATCATGTGGAGCATGTGGACGATCGCCTTCGTCGAACTTTGCGAACGTTTCTCTTACTACGGTTCGGCTGTCTTGTACACCAACTTTGTCAACAAGCCTTTGCCTGAAGGCTCAACTACCGGAGCTCCTGCaggcggccatggccagcctGGTGCTTTGGGCATGGGCACCAAGGCTGCCCAGGGTATCAGTCTTTTCAACCAGTTCTTCGCCTACCTGATGCCTCTTCTTGG TGCCTGGATCGCCGATGCTCGCATGGGTCGTTTCTGGACGTTGCATCTCGCCATCGGTATCTCTACCATTGCTCACGCCATCTTGGTTGCCTCCTCCGCCCCCAccgtcattgtcaacaaCAAGTCCTCCTTTGCCGCTTTCATCATCGGCTTGATCTGCCTCTGCGTTGGTACCGGATTTTTCAAGGCCAACGTTTCTCCTCTGCTTGCTGAGCAGAACGAAGATGTCCGACCCCGAATTGAGGTTCGCAAGGGCGAGCGTGTCATCGTTGACCCCGCtgtcaccaacaccagaatcTTCCTGTACTTCTACCTctgcatcaacattggcTCTCTTGCCGGCCAAATTGGCATGGTCTATGTTGAGAAGTACGTTGGCTTCTGGCTTGCTTTCCTCATTCCCACTGGCCTGTTCTTGCTTGCTCCTCTCGTCCTCTGGTCGCAGAAGAAGAGCTACAAGCTCAAGCCCCCCACTGGTTCATTGCTCtccaagttcatcaagatGGCCAATTTTGCCCGCAAGCGCTCTGGCTGGAAGAACTTCACCTGGGAGGTTGCCAAGCCTTCGCGTGTGCCCATTGATGAGCGACCCAGCTGGATGACCTACGATGATGCCTGGGTCGACGAGGTTCGCCGTGGTCTCATGGCTTGCAAggtcttcctcttcttgcccatcttcttcctttcttaCAACCAGATGACGGCCAACCTTACCACCCAGGCCAGTACCATGGAGCGACACGGTGTTCCCAACGACATTATTCAGAATCTGAACCCAATCTCCATCGTTATCATGATTCCCCTCATTGACCACCTCCTGTACCCTGGTCTCCGCAAGATGGGTTTCGCCTTCACTCCCATCAAGCGTATGACGACTGGTTTCCTCATTGCCGCTTTGTCCATGGTTGCCTCTGCTGTCATGCAGTATTACATCTATGAGAAGAGCCCTTGCGGCTGGCACGCAAACACCGAGGGTTGCGAGCCCGCTCCCATCAACGTTTGGGCCCAGAGTTTGCCTTACATCCTCATTGGTATTGCCGAAATTTTCGCCAATGTCACCTCCTACGAGTATGCCTTCTCCAAGGCCCCCGAGAACATGAAGTCCCTCGTCATGAGCATCAACTTGTTCATGAGCGCCGTGTCTGCCGCCATTGGCCAGGCTTTCGTTCCTCTTTCTGGAGACCCTCTTCTGGTCTGGAACTACACCGTCATTGCTGTCATCGCTGTCGTTGGTGGTGTCGTCTTCTGGTTCTGCTTCCGCCACCTCGACTCCGAGGAAGACAAGTGGAACATGCTCAAGAAGTCCGAGTTCATTGgcaagcagcagcctggtgtTGGCAAGGCCCACGAAGCCGGAGAAAATGCTTAG
- a CDS encoding major facilitator superfamily transporter (similar to Colletotrichum fioriniae PJ7 XP_007602858.1) translates to MSSHGDFASAGVQALDPPGTVTLVTTHNGGGSEIILIPTPSNDPNDPLNWPRWRKFLNHGLLTVMTLAVFTALSIQQVFWFPMTEDLNVTYQHLANGQAIQLVGLACSCIFVIPFTKKYGRRSTVEVYLTNLLFGLAGATNEVAVEMTIKDIFFVHQRARANGVYFGAVMAGSFLTPMVAGVQAEAQGWRMSYTTLAGFMTVISVIFVFAFEETKYVPPAQASSDVDRDILEHEVDPDNKDQIDLELAASASNIPPPPSMSKWQTYRHSMRFSTPTDESLTKLFMYPVYTSWIPHVVFGWLQLASGLTWLVAMSSIMTIALSAPPYNFNPAQVGFMYTGPTIGAVFGFLYGGIFVDWATVRLARRNGGIFEPEMRLYPMVVPALIGAGGLILFGVTIDRGMHYVYPSIGGAMFSFGVGSVCDISLTMVLDALPHLVGQTFVAITFFRNALSIVGSFTITPWLDKMGITNMFLLCGFLGLFFNGLAIPMIFWGKKIRIALAPRYYRLCKEISENNLG, encoded by the exons ATGAGTAGCCACGGAGACTTCGCGTCCGCGGGTGTGCAGGCGCTAGATCCGCCAGGGACTGTCACTCTAGTCACCA CTCATAATGGAGGAGGAAGCGAAATCATTCTGATTCCAACTCCGTCAAATGACCCCAACGACCCATTG AActggccaagatggcgcAAATTCCTCAATCATGGTCTTCTCACGGTCATGACACTAGCCGTGTTCACAGC TCTCTCCATTCAACAAGTGTTCTGGTTCCCCATGACAGAGGACCTCAACGTCACCTACCAACACCTGGCTAATGGTCAAGCCATCCAGCTTGTCGGCCTAGCATGCAGTTGTATCTTTGTCATTCCCTTCACTAAAAAGTACGGGCGACGCTCAAC GGTGGAAGTGTATTTGACCAATTTGCTCTTCGGACTTGCAGGTGCTACTAACGAAGTAGCCGTGGAAATGACA ATCAAAGACATATTCTTCGTCCATCAAAGAGCCAGGGCAAATGGAGTCTACTTCGGTGCCGTCATGGCCGGGAGCTTTCTCACCCCAATGGTAGCTGGTGTCCAAGCCGAGGCGCAAGGTTGGCGAATGTCATACACGACCCTCGCCGGATTCATGACTGTCATTTCAGTtatcttcgtcttcgccttTGAAGAAACGAAATATGTGCCACCCGCACAAGCTTCGTCAGACGTCGACCGCGACATTCTCGAGCACGAAGTCGACCCTGATAACAAAGACCAAATTGACCTGGAACTTGCCGCATCCGCTTCCAACATACCACCACCCCCTTCAATGTCCAAATGGCAGACATACAGGCACAGCATGCGCTTCTCAACCCCCACAGACGAATCTCTAACCAAACTCTTCATGTATCCAGTCTATACCTCGTGGATCCCGCACGTCGTGTTCGGCTGGCTCCAACTTGCCTCGGGGCTCACCTGGCTAGTTGCCATGAGCTCCATAATGACAATTGCACTTTCCGCTCCGCCATACAACTTCAACCCAGCTCAAGTTGGGTTCATGTACACAGGGCCAACAATAGGGGCCGTCTTTGGCTTCTTGTATGGTGGTATATTTGTCGATTGGGCAACCGTCAGGCTTGCTAGGAGGAATGGCGGAATCTTTGAGCCAGAGATGAGACTTTACCCCATGGTCGTTCCAGCTCTTATTGGGGCAGGCGGCTTGATTCTCTTTGGCGTCACTATTGATAGG GGCATGCATTACGTCTATCCTAGCATTGGTGGCGCAATGTTCTCTTTTGGTGTCGGATCAGTTTGTGATATTTCACTTACAATGGTGCTGGATGCTCTTCCGCAT CTTGTGGGCCAAACGTTTGTGGCAATTACATTCTTCAGAAACGCGTTGAGCATTGTTGGTTCATTCACCATCACGCCATGGCTTGATAAAATGGGCATCACAAACATGTTTCTTTTATGTGGattccttggcttgtttTTCAACGGTCTCGCAATTCCAATGATCTTTTGGGGAAAGAAGATTCGAATTGCTTTAGCACCGAGGTACTATCGGCTTTGTAAAGAGATATCTGAAAATAACCTGGGGTAG
- a CDS encoding amidohydrolase family protein (similar to Neosartorya fischeri NRRL 181 XP_001260790.1): MAKVLRNGRFLRPSGHNPKDAQFSDCLVLEEASGNILHVGSDSDGAVQSAISSGAQVLDMENRVIIPGFIDSHMHLLLTGETLNKLDISGCDTLEEIRTAIRTYAKEHPDLDRISCCNWFQTSTNGEAFASQLDDLDPRPIYISAYDMHSRWCNTAALNELQVADLEDPPGGTIHRDGTGKPSGLLSESAALTIVDPFLSKQLSLTQKMDFIDDAIKAYIASGYTGLIDMAMDEVTWGIILDYRKRCGGRLPVWLATHWFVLPQKTPEENLALVDKAIEMKKQYNETTSPDCRITGIKVMCDGVVDACTASLMEPYSHNGGNEPAVWTVEELVPILKKADDAGLQIAIHAIGDAAIRVAIDSLERVGNPAGRHRIEHLETCSPDDVARLGKLGITASVQPVHSDPSILQAWPKLLGPKRCEHVFPYNGFAEHGATVAIGTDAPTASHLVFPNLYTATTRRSGRKPELEKQTAPKFALSLAAAMAAATQGAAYSCFADSRVGRLEEGKVANLAVIDMVWDPTKLLEAKVVETWYQGRKIFG, encoded by the coding sequence atggccaaggtccTTCGCAATGGACGTTTCCTGCGCCCCTCGGGCCACAATCCAAAGGACGCTCAATTCTCAGATTGTCTTGTACTGGAAGAAGCTTCAGGCAACATTCTCCATGTCGGGTCCGACAGCGACGGCGCAGTTCAGAGCGCGATTTCTTCAGGTGCACAGGTTCTCGACATGGAGAACCGAGTAATTATCCCAGGCTTCATCGATAGCCATATGCATCTTCTGTTGACGGGAGAAACTTTAAACAAGTTGGACATCAGTGGGTGCGATACCCTTGAAGAAATTCGGACAGCTATTCGCACCTACGCAAAGGAACACCCTGACCTTGATCGGATCTCGTGCTGCAACTGGTTTCAGACGTCTACCAACGGAGAAGCCTTTGCAAGTCAGCTTGATGATCTTGACCCACGACCTATTTACATTTCAGCGTATGATATGCATTCCAGGTGGTGCAATACGGCGGCGCTGAACGAACTCCAAGTTGCTGACCTGGAAGATCCGCCTGGTGGCACAATTCACAGAGATGGAACTGGAAAACCAAGTGGTCTCCTATCGGAATCTGCTGCCCTGACAATTGTAGATCCGTTTCTGAGTAAACAGCTCTCGTTGACACAAAAGATGGATTTCATTGacgatgccatcaaggcgTACATCGCTAGTGGATATACCGGTCTCattgacatggccatggacgaaGTGACTTGGGGTATCATTCTGGACTACCGCAAGAGGTGCGGCGGACGTCTTCCTGTATGGCTCGCAACACACTGGTTTGTCTTACCTCAGAAGACTCCGGAGGAGAATCTTGCGCTGGTAGACAAGGCAAttgagatgaagaagcagtACAACGAGACGACTTCACCGGATTGCCGCATCACGGGTATCAAAGTCATGTGTGACGGCGTTGTCGATGCCTGCACAGCAAGCCTTATGGAACCCTACTCTCATAACGGGGGGAATGAACCGGCCGTATGGACTGTGGAGGAGCTTGTTCCAATTTTGAAGAAAGCCGACGATGCTGGCTTACAGATTGCCATACACGCCATTGGCGATGCTGCCATCCGAGTAGCCATTGACTCTCTAGAAAGAGTTGGAAACCCAGCAGGACGACATCGAATCGAACACTTGGAAACCTGTTCGCCAGACGACGTCGCACGCCTAGGAAAGCTCGGCATCACTGCCTCCGTCCAGCCAGTTCACAGTGATCCGTCCATCTTGCAAGCCTGGCCGAAACTACTTGGCCCCAAGAGATGCGAGCACGTCTTCCCCTACAACGGCTTCGCTGAGCACGGAGCCACTGTTGCGATAGGAACTGATGCTCCGACCGCATCACACCTTGTTTTCCCGAATCTCTACACTGCGACGACTCGGCGGTCAGGGAGAAAACCAGAGCTAGAGAAGCAGACGGCTCCCAAGTTTGCACTTAGTCTTGCAGCTGCTATGGCGGCTGCGACACAGGGTGCTGCCTACAGTTGCTTTGCCGATAGTCGCGTGGGTAGATTGGAAGAGGGGAAGGTTGCAAATCTTGCCGTGATTGATATGGTTTGGGATCCTACGAAGTTGTTGGAAGCTAAAGTGGTGGAAACGTGGTATCAAGGACGCAAGATTTTCGGGTGA
- a CDS encoding membrane bound o-acyl transferase family domain-containing protein, whose product MLRISEALSTLEPIAWFLSTAPIFIYTLKQNPKSRWWLLPLNVLPSIQSYRTVNQVATRFPGLDWLLAFTNLIFIIHATSALYLEGLVVPTPPKGAPQRWNTIISFKAWMNPRRLPLKSTYDPNRKPVTTTQRLFFVAKRLITLAILAALYLGIELGILFYLKPGPRDFGASHQKYIHLECDRAALFRLVFAFHWAWLTYLILTAANSVLAVVFVGLLQIDDPDEWPVLYGNPFQAYSIQRFWGSFWHHIGTPSQLCYGRLITRRVLRVEPGSTVEKVFLALWVFTVSGVVHGLVTWKTDPEADPFSDFWFLMLNFLAGLVEMSIRHVSLFGGKGKSPTVLSRLMGYLLILAFFYCIVPPYQFPILYRAAVCRMPFKVNMKMNRRS is encoded by the coding sequence ATGTTACGCATTTCAGAAGCCCTCTCCACGCTGGAGCCAATTGCTTGGTTTCTCTCAACGGCCCCCATCTTCATATACACTCTTAAGCAGAATCCAAAGTCGAGATGGTGGTTGCTTCCATTGAACGTCCTACCCTCAATTCAGAGCTACCGCACCGTCAACCAAGTAGCAACTAGATTCCCCGGGCTTGACTGGCTTCTGGCATTCACGAACCTCATATTCATCATCCACGCAACCTCTGCACTCTATCTTGAAGGCTTGGTTGTCCCGACTCCACCAAAAGGAGCACCGCAAAGATGGAACACCATCATTTCCTTCAAAGCGTGGATGAACCCACGAAGGTTACCTCTTAAAAGCACATACGACCCCAATCGTAAGCCTGTGACAACCACACAACGACTCTTTTTCGTCGCCAAGCGTCTCATTACTCTGGCCATCCTAGCAGCTCTATACCTTGGAATCGAGCTAGGCATCCTCTTCTACCTCAAGCCTGGGCCCCGGGACTTTGGAGCTTCTCACCAGAAGTACATACACCTAGAGTGTGACCGCGCGGCCCTCTTTCGCCTGGTTTTCGCATTCCACTGGGCCTGGTTGACGTATCTCATTCTCACGGCAGCCAACTCCGTCCTCGCAGTCGTCTTTGTGGGCTTGCTCCAGATAGATGATCCTGACGAATGGCCGGTTTTGTATGGGAATCCATTCCAGGCATATTCTATCCAGCGCTTCTGGGGCAGTTTCTGGCACCACATCGGAACGCCATCGCAGCTGTGTTACGGCCGACTCATCACACGCAGAGTGCTGCGGGTTGAACCGGGCAGCACTGTTGAGAAGGTATTCCTTGCTCTTTGGGTGTTCACGGTTTCTGGGGTAGTTCATGGGCTAGTCACTTGGAAGACAGATCCGGAAGCAGATCCGTTCAGTGACTTCTGGTTTTTGATGCTCAACTTTCTGGCTGGGTTGGTTGAAATGAGTATCAGACATGTAAGCTTATTTGGGGGGAAGGGCAAATCACCAACAGTTTTGAGTCGGCTGATGGGTTACTTGCTCATATTGGCGTTCTTTTACTGCATCGTGCCGCCATACCAATTTCCTATCCTCTACAGGGCGGCGGTTTGCAGGATGCctttcaaagtcaacatgaAGATGAACCGAAGATCATAG
- a CDS encoding acetyltransferase, gnat family (similar to Metarhizium robertsii ARSEF 23 XP_007821704.2) encodes MESRSLSGFSFAQIADLFNKGFEDYIGNPVNLTAEAVAEYIPQNYLSLAHSHAFYSSDNPNEPIGFAIIAIRPDKPTESRLGAMGIFKAARGKGVGAKALKIVFDAEKARGTEIVGFECIKQNTPAVKLYTNAGCVIKRELFGWQYTPKDGEFATDPELKTCSFDEVDVLVKTHGAADLPWQAWGFSKSPDTHKAFRLGDAYCVVTDPEDKDKDTVKLSCLIVDPQSRRKGEATRLVKAMMAQFPGKKWMATPIFPKEYGDGLAAKLRLEETHLTQYQLEIKL; translated from the coding sequence ATGGAATCTCGATCTTTATCGGGATTTTCATTCGCCCAAATAGCTGACCTGTTCAACAAGGGCTTCGAGGACTACATCGGCAACCCAGTCAACCTCACCGCCGAGGCAGTGGCAGAGTACATACCCCAAAACTACCTTTCCCTGGCACACAGCCATGCGTTCTACAGCTCGGACAACCCAAATGAACCCATCGGATTTGCCATCATAGCCATCAGACCTGACAAACCCACCGAGAGCCGCCTCGGCGCCATGGGAATCTTCAAGGCTGCCAGGGGCAAAGGCGTAGGAGCCAAGGCCCTGAAAATAGTTTTCGACGCCGAAAAGGCGCGCGGGACGGAAATCGTCGGATTTGAGTGTATAAAGCAGAACACTCCTGCGGTCAAGTTGTACACCAACGCCGGATGTGTCATAAAACGAGAGCTCTTCGGGTGGCAGTATACTCCCAAGGATGGAGAATTTGCAACAGACCCAGAATTAAAGACTTGTTCGTTTGACGAGGTAGATGTGTTGGTGAAGACGCACGGTGCAGCGGATTTACCCTGGCAGGCATGGGGATTCAGCAAATCGCCTGATACACACAAGGCGTTTAGACTAGGTGATGCCTATTGTGTTGTGACTGATCCCGAGGATAAGGACAAGGATACCGTCAAGCTGAGTTGCTTGATTGTTGATCCGCAGTCGAGGAGGAAGGGGGAGGCGACGAGGCTTGTGAAGGCAATGATGGCACAGTTTCCGGGGAAGAAGTGGATGGCCACGCCGATTTTCCCCAAGGAGTATGGGGATGGGTTGGCGGCGAAGCTGAGACTCGAGGAGACGCATCTTACGCAGTATCAACTGGAGATTAAACTGTGA
- a CDS encoding glutathione S-transferase (similar to Metarhizium robertsii ARSEF 23 XP_007821703.1): MTDYILYAYFRSSCSARLRIILNLKNISYDHIPINLLKDEQLSAEHKALNPSASVPLLVSKRSPDEGFKIGQSVAALEYLEEVHPEVPTLPAKSDAKSRATVRVLCEIIAADTQPVTNLRIMRRVRALGGSAEEWNKELMGEGLKAYEAVVKDSAGKYSVGDTVTMADACLMPAVWNAQRFGVDLAEFPTISKVVKNLSEHPAVLKADYFSQPDCPEELRKK, encoded by the coding sequence ATGACTGACTACATTCTCTACGCCTACTTCCGCTCCTCATGCTCCGCCCGCCTACgcatcatcctcaacctcaaaaACATTTCCTACGACCACATCCCCATCAATCTCCTCAAAGACGAACAGCTCTCCGCCGAACACAAAGCCCTCAATCCATCTGCTTCGGTTCCCCTCCTCGTATCCAAACGCTCTCCCGACGAAGGCTTTAAAATCGGACAGTCTGTAGCAGCTCTAGAATATCTGGAAGAAGTACACCCAGAGGTGCCCACTCTCCCAGCAAAGAGCGATGCCAAGAGCCGCGCCACCGTCCGTGTACTATGCGAGATTATTGCGGCAGATACGCAGCCCGTTACGAACTTGAGAATCATGCGCCGAGTCAGAGCGCTGGGTGGGAGTGCAGAGGAATGGAATAAGGAGTTGATGGGTGAAGGGTTGAAGGCGTATGAGGCGGTTGTCAAGGATTCTGCAGGGAAGTACTCTGTTGGTGATACTGTTACCATGGCAGATGCGTGCTTGATGCCGGCTGTTTGGAATGCACAGCGGTTCGGGGTCGATTTGGCCGAGTTTCCGACAATTTCCAAGGTTGTCAAGAATCTGAGTGAGCATCCCGCAGTGTTGAAGGCGGATTACTTTAGCCAGCCTGATTGCCCTGAGGAATTGCGCAAGAAATAA
- a CDS encoding fumarylacetoacetase (similar to Aspergillus terreus NIH2624 XP_001215102.1) — translation MSWLTISPDSHFSIANIPFGIISTSADSTKRPAIAIGDYALDLKAFAGAGGFSASSEIQKHQDVFSAQSLNDFAALGRSFHRAVREYLQSIFSADTKNPQVLKDNEELKKSALLKRADVQNHLPLNVGDYTDFYAGKNHAYNVGVLFRGPANALQPNYTHLPVAYHGRASSVVVSGTPIRRPWGQILKDPKAEPKIPTLTPCEKLDLELEMGMFICRENKLGSPIPVNEAEDYIFGYVLMNDWSARDIQAWEYVPLGPFTAKNLGTTISAWVVLADALNDSKTAGIANDTPLLPYLQEKKKDNCLNIQLEVDVITANGNKTTISKSNSKNLLWTWPQMIAHHTITGCNLRPGDLLGSGTITGDTPGSEGSILEQTQGGKVPIKLQGGEERKFLQDGDTLTIRGWAGQEGALIGFGEVSGTIQPALPLF, via the exons ATGTCTTGgctcaccatctcaccagACTCGCACTTCTCTATTGCGAATATTCCTTTTGGAATTATCTCCACGTCCGCTGATTCAACGAAGCGGCCAGCCATTGCCATCGGCGACTATGCTCTAGACCTCAAGGCATTTGCCGGCGCTGGTGGTTTCTCTGCTTCCTCCGAAATTCAGAAGCACCAAGATGTCTTCTCGGCCCAGTCTCTGAACGATTTTGCTGCTCTTGGTCGATCATTCCACCGCGCGGTTCGCGAGTATCTCCAGTCTATTTTCAGCGCAGACACCAAGAACCCCCAGGTTCTGAAGGACAACGAAGAACtgaaaaagtcggctctTTTGAAGCGTGCTGATGTTCAGAACCATCTTCCCCTCAACGTTGGAGACTATACCGATTTCTACGCCGGCAAGAACCACGCGTACAATGTTGGCGTGCTGTTCCGCGGTCCTGCCAATGCGCTGCAGCCCAACTACACTCATCTCCCTGTTGCCTACCACGGACGCGCCAGTAGTGTCGTTGTTTCTGGCACTCCCATCCGTCGACCGTGGGGACAGATTCTCAAGGACCCCAAGGCTGAGCCCAAGATTCCCACCCTGACGCCTTGCGAGAAGCTAGATCTTGAACTGGAAATGGGCATGTTCATCTGCCGCGAGAACAAGCTCGGAAGCCCCATTCCCGTAAATGAGGCTGAGGACTACATTTTCGGTTACGTACTGATGAACGACTGGAGCGCTAGAGATATCCAAGCTTGGGAATACGTTCCCCTAGGTCCTTTCACTGCCAAGAACCTGGGTACCACAATTAGCGCCTGGGTTGTTTTGGCTGACGCCCTCAACGACTCCAAAACTGCTGGTATTGCCAATGATACTCCCCTGTTGCCCTATCttcaagaaaagaagaaggataaCTGCCTCAACATTCAGCTGGAAGTTGATGTCATTA CTGCCAACGGCAACAAGACAACCATTTCCAAGTCCAACTCCAAGAACCTCCTGTGGACGTGGCCCCAAATGATTGCACACCACACAATCACTGGCTGCAACCTGCGCCCTGGCGATCTGTTGGGCTCTGGAACCATCACAGGTGACACACCCGGCAGCGAAGGCAGTATTTTGGAACAGACTCAGGGTGGCAAGGTTCCCATCAAGCTGCAAGGTGGAGAGGAGCGCAAGTTCCTCCAGGACGGAGACACTTTGACTATTCgcggctgggctgggcaaGAAGGCGCTTTGATTGGGTTCGGTGAGGTGTCTGGTACAATCCAGCCAGCTCTGCCGCTGTTCTAA
- a CDS encoding cytochrome P450 (similar to Metarhizium acridum CQMa 102 XP_007813697.1), with translation MSLRNVFTLSGHLADLHLEWGKGHLGSLLGLVASLFIAFNVAKATYRIWFHPLSKFPGPVLYSVFYLPYLYQSYIKGSWIFRARKLHQKYGPVVRVGPNHLMVDGEVGWPQIFGPRKADQSEYEKQRPVQEAKAYSIILATRDIHRRQRRQLNHAFSDFSLTQQEDVIQEYITLLLSRLEEGADRSEAAVDVVKWLNCITFDIIGQLAFSESFFSLENNAVHPWIKTIFDGIQTMLFRRFFAEFPMLRLILSMFSTKVGTKRHPARAHARDKAFRRMVLGEESPSGRKDFMSYMLRRNRDGEIGMTEDEILETSPTLVLAGSETTASALSGFWFYLYKHPRVYAQLTQEIREVFDSEDKITMQKASNIEYLQACVNEILRIYPPAAEIPARVSPGDFIEGAYIPPGTLVSVVLWATFRNPKHFRDPDLFIPERWLSPSHPLYDDRFKDDNHAIFKPFSYGSRDCIGKNLALNELRVIISRMLYRFDYKVLDGQDDWHSKQRNFMIWDKGPLIVQFSTREEAG, from the exons ATGTCATTGAGGAACGTCTTTACGTTAAGTGGCCACTTGGCTGACCTCCACCTCGAATGGGGAAAAGGCCATTTGGGCTCCctgcttggccttgttgcctCTTTG TTCATTGCATTCAATGTCGCCAAAGCCACCTATCGTATTTGGTTTCATCCGTTGTCCAAATTTCCGGGTCCCGTACTCTATTCTGTTTTCTATCTCCCATATCTCTATCAGAGCTACATCAAAGGGTCGTGGATCTTTCGTGCCAGAAAATTACACCAGAAGTATGGCCCTGTTGTTCGAGTCGGCCCCAACCATTTGATGGTTGATGGCGAAGTTGGATGGCCACAGATATTCGGGCCCCGGAAAGCAGATCAATCCGAATATGAAAAGCAGCGTCCTGTCCAGGAAGCCAAAGCCTACAGCATTATTTTGGCCACCAGGGACATTCACCGGCGACAACGCAGGCAGTTGAACCACGCCTTTAGCGACTTCTCTCTTACGCAGCAAGAGGATGTTATCCAGGAATACATCACCTTACTCCTTAGTCGCCTCGAGGAGGGAGCCGACAGATCGGAAGCCGCCGTCGATGTGGTCAAGTGGTTAAATTGTATCACTTTTGATATTATCGGCCAACTTGCTTTCTCCGAGTCCTTTTTCAGCCTAGAGAACAACGCTGTACACCCTTGGATCAAAACCATCTTCGACGGCATCCAAACTATGTTATTCCGGCGATTCTTTGCTGAATTTCCCATGTTGAGACTGATTTTGTCAATGTTTAGTACCAAAGTTGGCACAAAGCGGCATCCTGCAAGGGCCCATGCGAGGGACAAGGCGTTCCGGAGAATGGTGCTTGGTGAAGAGTCTCCCAGTGGCCGCAAAGATTTCATGTCCTATATGCTACGTAGAAATAGGGACGGTGAGATTGGTATGACGGAAGACGAAATCCTTGAGACGTCGCCAACTCTAGTTCTCGCAGGTAGTGAGACAACAGCGTCTGCACTTTCTGGCTTCTGGTTCTATCTATATAAACACCCCCGGGTATATGCCCAGCTGACTCAAGAAATCCGAGAGGTATTTGACTCAGAAGACAAAATTACGATGCAGAAGGCTTCAAATATTGAGTATCTGCAAGCATGTGTTAACGAAATTCTTCGCATTTACCCGCCTGCGGCAGAGATACCTGCCCGCGTTTCACCAGGTGACTTTATTGAAGGAGCCTATATTCCCCCGGGT ACACTGGTTTCCGTCGTTCTATGGGCAACGTTCCGCAACCCTAAACACTTTAGAGATCCCGACTTGTTCATCCCCGAACGATGGctgtctccttctcatccccTCTACGACGACCGTTTCAAGGACGACAACCACGCGATTTTTAAACCGTTTAGTTACGGATCGAGGGACTGCATCGGCAAAAATCTCGCGTTGAACGAATTGCGAGTCATCATCAGCCGCATGCTGTATCGCTTTGACTACAAGGTGCTCGATGGCCAGGACGATTGGCATTCAAAACAGAGGAATTTTATGATTTGGGATAAAGGTCCGCTGATTGTACAATTCAGTACGCGAGAGGAAGCTGGTTAG